The sequence atacagtctgagaaaGTTGAGCTGCTTGCGTTTAGTGACCCGCAGCTGATTGTCCacatgtagaacacaggctaaacataaaaaaattacccaaaagcttatcatcgatattgtcgatttgttttgttttttatcccgATAAATATCGAGATAGTTtttaatcgcccagccctatacaGTACCTATGTACTTACCCACGTGCTCATCTGTGATCTGGACAGTTGGGAGACTCTTGATCTTCTCTTTGTCTGCTGGAGGGGGACCCGTATTTTCAAACTGATTTAATAACTACAGGAAGACACAACGGAGAGAAAAAAGTATGTAATAATGCATCATAGAGCTCTGTAGTGTTTCATACTATTTGCATTGAGAAACAAAAAGCAATAAGTCACTCAATGTTTGGTTTTGAGATTGATAATATAGcgctgtggagcagaggggggcagggccgggtcggaatatcgcgcccggtccccaatcggcctgatgaggcgcgcgaggaataaaggcggccggtgacgatggttcgagagagagagagaattacgggcatgtccgtcgtgtgtgtgtttgtttaatatttgtgtattttaagttcagtttgcattaaattatgatttatgttgacaagccggttctcgcctcctccttgcccatccttaactgtgttacaagcGCCTTTCTTGAACCCAAAGGTCGTTTTACATGAGAGTAAATACAGGAAGTATAGCAAATGGACAGTTAACACATCCTCCCTAACAAGCAGCCGAGAGATAGAAGGCGGAGATAACGGTATAATAATAAGAACAACACAGGAATGCCAGTGAGAAACAGAAGCCAAATGCGCACAGCATACTCCCACGTGACACACAGTACCTACTAACTGTtcaaaaaagtatatttattattGATAGTAATAATAAGCACCAAGAAACCGTTCAATATACTAAAAGTAGGCAGTTTATGCTTGGTGCATTACTATTGAATTTAACCGGCATGCGGCCCtcggtgtgtgtatataaatgtaatattgttACGTTTATAACATTCCCTAAAATTTCAGAGCACATTATATCCAcactaatgcattaaatattcaCAGCTGCCATGTTTAGATCCCAACCACAAAGCTTTTCGGCATTGACGCGTGTCTGCTATAAAGCATCATAACCTTGAGACAGACAGCGTGTGGTATATTACCTGTGTTATGATGGCGTCTAATCCATTAGCACCCCATGCATAGTCCATTGGGTTTGAGTGCAGCACTCCCCTACAAGAGAGAGCAGCAGTATAAAGCCAATCATCATGACAGAGAAATGATGTAAAGAGAGGAAAATAAATAGGAGAATAACTCACCATGGCCCTATTCCCATGCTTGGCATAGCTGTCGGAGCGATGATTCCGTTAACTAACTGCTGTATTATTCTGTGAAAACAAACCATTATTTTAATCAGCCACACATTTAagagatttaaaataaatgacaaaatattattttttaatcatctACAATAATGAACAAGCTTTTGCTGATTAAATACAATAGACAGTGGCCGCCCACATCTTTGATATTTTCCACAAGTTTGGTGACTTTTCCCACAAGCTTCCCAGTcgattactggatgaggatttttttCTAGtctatgaaatattttagagccgaGTATAACTAGATCGGATTACAGGTAGTCTACCTAAAGtctgaaaatctgggatttaatgggctctattttcgtaaGTGTGCGCATCGTCTTatcaattttcatgccagcgcaaagcaCAAATGGGTGTGGGGAGTCTTTGCGCTACTGTGGCTGTAGGCGCGCAATATGAGGGAGTATTGGATGTAAATGAAGTGGCaaattgctattttcctgagaaataggtcattgtgcGTTACCACCTTTTCTCAgtgcaaagtccaaattcagttcctgcatttgcagtttggagattccaccagcggatggtaataaagttcatgcccaaattctgaaagtacagaacatcaaatgATGTCCATGACAATCACTGCTGCTGCCGCTTGTTGAAACAAAAAATTACGAGATTTGTGTTACACTTTCTAGagttcatggtttattttttcaattattattatttttatagttaAAGTTTAGAAGTATTATTATTCttctatatttacaattgtatttattgtttaattttgacTAGTAGTTTTCCTTCtttgtcgtagagtgatttttaagagACTGAAAGAAATAAGAGaggataaaatgtttggatttagtatgtttttttttttaaccactttgttatttttactatattttcatttcgtttgaattgtaatttgaaatttcaattaataaatgacatttttcaaaatcaacctgtagaagtgaagtgcgcgccgatacaatcactgttaatactagccatgatttgtgtcagtagaagaaaatgattaataataattacttaatttaatggAGAATACATCCAAATTCTGTAGAGTAGACTCATTTGCCATGAGCATAAAAAGGAGTGTGTCGCTGTCATAGAAATACGCCTGACATTCACCAAgaacgcagttaatgcacaaaaaaaaagcaattttccgAATTTATTGCATACAGTCTATTTACATTACCAAAGAGTTATGAATGTGCTGTGGTGCTTTAaagaatggactatataataggacgaaGAGCTGGAATAAATGGACCCTCCGATTAAAATTGCACTTGGTCCCGCCTTTTTACCCACTTGTGCcaagacttagcgcatgcttgcacgaaaaaaacaaaacttcatggccatgcctaaTGCCCTGCGCATAACGCTTGTACTCTTAAAACAGGGCCCAATATCTAATCGGGCTATttcatgtcaaatcaaccaaatttcagaaactcCCCAAGCTGAAatttttgattttgttaataGTACTTCagaagaaagataaacataaataatgatgaaagccaaaatattaaatgccatggataAATATTTAGTCGAGTAATCCATTAGTTTGTAGAGGGGGGTCAAAAGGACAATTTTCACCTTTGATTTTGGAGGAAAactacacataaaataaaatagcctTCTAAAAGGTGACcgtgtcattattttatttttacacatgtgacccacatttttacaccaaatgtgggtcacatggtatgaagctagtttttcttgtccaacgaAACAAATGTctaaagtacaaataatgttgaaactagaaatgcacttttatttattcacttaaaaacaacaatgtCAAAATCAAGATATTCGAGAgttcaaaaatacactattaTTAAAGTCaaagttcatctaaaaatgaaaattctctcatcatttactcactctcatgccatcccagatgtgtatgactttctttcttctgctgaacacaaagatttatagaagaatatctcagctctgtaggtccacacaatgcaagtgaatgatggcccaactttgtaggtccaaaaagcacataaggagGCTGCATAAACTCGTTCCTCTCATAAACACGCATTGGAGAGCATCTGAAAGTGAACGTTTACAgtgaaaggacttaaatatgaatctgtttctcacccaaagagaTCACTTTAGAAGaaattaaactactggagttgtatgggttacttatgtgctgcatttatgtgctttttggagcttaaaggttctggccactattcacttgctttgtatgcacccacagagctgagatattcttctataaatcttcgcTTGTGCCCTGTAGAAAAAAGTGATaggcatctgggatggcatgatggtgagtaaatgatgagaattaaaagttttgtgaactatccctttaaatataagcAACACATGTAGCTCTTTAGTGACATTAGCTTTTTTGAATATTAAtgaataattcaaaatatttaaaaacaaaaataaataaaatattttgaaatggattaaaaacatttaagattttgcactatttttaaatcaatataacCAAATTTAGCAAATTTGtatcattgaccatgttaacaccTTTGTAAAGacggtcagatttccttgctttcacTGAACCACATTTGATGCCCTTTTCTCAAACCATGCCGGATAACCATCagtttgcacaaacttgtgaagtccatgccagcttgagtgcatgctgacGTTAAAGAAAAAAGGGGACACAAATACTTTTCACTCAAAcagttatgctgataatatatatttgtaatagaaaagttattattaaattagaaaatacaAAGCAGCAGAAGATTTATTAttgttctcagacttttggaccccacatGACTTTACCAGGCCTGCATACCAGGTTTTCACAGACTGTGGgactcattttaaaattaatttgcaaaaacaaaatgcaaaacagaCTGAATTATTTCTCCAGTACAAACTAGTTCTGTGATGTCACAGTACCATCTGCTGTATTCTTACCCTTCTAAGGTTGGCACGCCCTCATGCCGTGCCCCTTGTCTTCGGGGAATGTGGCGTCCTCGCGGCTGTCTTGCACCGTACCGTTGCCGCGAGGCCATCTCCCGTTCTCTGCGGTTCTCTGCATCACGGTTATCCTCCGAAGGCAAACCCGCCCTGAAGTCAAAGCCCTCGTCGAAAATCCCCAGAGCGAACTGCCCGTAACCATGCGGGAATGTAAACAAGTGCTGGTCTACATTCTGCCGGAGGAGAGCAGGCAATGCTTTAATGAGCTTTTAACAAGCAACGGGATTCATGCACGGaaaattcttaaagggataattcagccaaaaatgaaaattctgttatcattccctcatgttgttcaaaacctgaatGACTTGATTTTTTCCTATGATAcataaatggagatgttaggcagaatgacaacctcagtcaccatttgcttttattgtatggaaacacATGAttgttatggagtggtggtggcatagtgggctaaagcacataactggtaatcagaaggttgctggttcgatcacagccaccaccattgtgtccttgagcaaggcacttaattccaggttgctctggggggattatccctgtaataagtgcactgtaagtcgctttggataaaagcatctgccaaatgcataaatgtaaatgaatgtgaatggtgactgtagaaataaaaagtcatattggtttggaaccgCATGAGAGCGAgtgaatgataacagaaatttgaaatggtgaactgtccctttaaatgtacaTTCTGTGGTTTTCTAAGCAATACTGGGGTCTTGGGAGAGTATACATTTCTGATTTGCATGCTTGTCATCTATAGAGCGTAAAAGTGCCCACCCACTTTCCATATATTTCTCCATAAAAGTGTTTTAAGACATGAACCataccaaccagctccgaggtgattcacaacattacaaactttgctttgaggcaaaaaagtatttgaaaattggacaaaaagacaacaggtaaaagactgtgtacttacggTCTTTCACAAAGTaaagaactacaatcccatgaagtatTGTGAATGATGTAACGGAGTAAAAAACAATggcaatataaaactattgatttcagGTAGTTGATTAGAagtatagaaaaaaatatattttactcagttacagggGACCGACTCAATTGCATCATGGGAGAACCATGGCTAAAAAAGCCCATGGAAGGATCCCAGAGACCCATGCATTTTAAAGTTGTTtagaaaaaatttgttttttgcagTGTGAAGCACAAATCTCAACTTTTACTAAACATGCAACAACCAAACTTTACACTCAGCTTTTCAACTATGTTATGAACAATAATGCATGTCACAACTCATAATGTAATAAagcataatgtaataactgcacataatgtaataagtattacattattgatgttaaaaaaaatattcgtaatgtacaccgatcagccacaacattataaccacctgcctaatattgtgtaggtcccgtcgtgccaccaaaacagtgccaacccgcatctcagaatagcattcagagatgatatacttctcaccacaatagtacagagtggttatctgagttactgtagactttatcagttcaaaccagtctggccattctctgacctctcacatcaataaGGTGTTTCTATCCACagatctgccgctcactggatgttttttgtttttggcgccattcggagtaaattctacagactgtcgtgtgtgaaaatcccagaaatactcaaaccagcccgtctggcaccaattctcatcactctgtacaattgtgatgagaagaatataatctctgaatgctattgtgagatgcgggttggcgctgttttgacggcacaaaggggacctacacaatattaggcaggtggatttaatgttgtggatgatcggTGTAATAATTTTCTCAAAATTAAAAGTATCATTTTTAGGCATAAAAACATTGAAATTACTTCAATGGAAATCTAGTCTTAAACTAAGGTTGTTCTTTTGATCGTCTTTAATGCAGTGACAGATCGTGGTATCTGCCTCAGTTCAAATGGCAGCACGGAGCGCGAGTGAACCGATCATTTTCTTCACTTTAATACAAGTTATAACATGAAACAATACATGAATGTACATCTGAGGGCATGATGAAAAATACAGTACAACTTACATTCACGTATCGTCCCTAGTGTATCCGCCTAAGCTGTTTCAACCGTGGGGAGACGTCAGTATAACAGCTTGAAGAACATTTACGTTACCCCAAGATTTAGCCAATAATGTCCTTAGCTCGTTACATAGCTAGAAAAATGAAAAGCTTATCTATAGAGAAGTATATCGCTAAAATTATAAACGCATTATACATTTTTGCAGAATATTAACACGTTTTTATGACAGCCATTTAAAAGACTCTCAACAATGATTAGAAACGtgataattacataattaatatatgttacttaaaatgtgtttctggATCAAAGCAACTGAAAATGAAGGAGCAGGTCATAAATCacaaaatttgtcatttttatgaaaatgtttgaGTTCACAATGTATCCTAATAAGCCTACATTTCTTTTAATGTAATAACTATTACTACATATTGTCCTCATAACTtatgttgagagaatttttataTTGTAAACATTGTTTCATTTGCACACTTGTTTTcccttatttaattattttctgctATTACATTATGAAGTGTTATTGCATTATAAGTTGCTACAGTGTGttcataatgtaatacatttctcaTAAAATAAACTATTTCGTTATGTGCAAAACATTATTGCAATATGAGCTTAAGATTTTATATTACGTGGCTTTGAGAAAATTATTGTATTATGAATTTGAATACATCAATATTGTAATACTTATTACATTATGTGCAGTTATTTCATTAGGCCCATAAAATGCATACTCTGAGTAAGTTGCTTTGCATTAAAGGGTCTGAAAAATAcatgaatgtaaataaataaataacacaataaatGATCAACATTGCATTTTTAGTCTGTAGATTCGGAAATGTATGAAACATGGAAATTTTATATCAAAAATGGTCTGTAAAAACATTTGTtccaaaatagtttttaaaatgttattgaaaGTCATATATTACTGAAAAGATTACCTGGTTAATGATGCATGCAAAACATTTAGGAATTTAACAAATTAGCATCTTATTTGCGTATTAATGCATGCTTTTGcaacttaaaatgtaaataataacttGGCATAGTTTCATaggaatatctgtttgtttatcaTTTACACACATTCATCTGTGTATCCAATGAAATTTAAATGCACTATTAAGCCTAACAACATAATGCCGTCTTATGCTATATAAATGTTTTAGGACATTAACAatacttttgttttaattaatctcTTTTCATATTCCTTACAAAACTGGACTGTTCTTAAAACAGAAGTATGTTCAGTAACTGCCCTCACACACAACGTTTTAAAAGTAGACTTAACAAAACTGCCCAATCTTCAACACAACAATGATGGTGCTTTTAAAGATATCAGAGATCGCTCACCTCAAATGGGGGACGGTTCTGATCATTAGAGGCTGTAGATGTGGACCCGTTCTCAGCTCTGGAGAAATAAAGACCATAGCAACTGCTAACAAAATTGCTTACAAAACTGCAAATATCAGAATATTTGGAAAAGTGAGGCATACACTTGTTTGGGAATGATAATTAACAATTAAAagtataattcacccaaaaatgagaattctctcatcattgcaTTGATATAataattgtgggtgagaaacagatcaatatttaaatcctttgttcctataaatctccactttcactttcacattcttctattgtttttggtgattcacattcttcatccatatcgccacctactgggcagggaggagaatttatagtaaaaaaggacttaaatatttatctgtttctcacccgcacttATCATAGCACTTCTGACtaaatagatttaaccactggagtcgtatggattacttttatgctgcatttatgttcgTTTCGGAACTTACgttttttggtcaccattcacttgcattgtgtggacctacagagatgagatgttctattaaaaacctttgtttgtgttctgcagaagaaagaaagtcatacacacatgggatTGGATGaaggggagtaaataatgagagaattttcatttttgggtgaactattcctttaaggattttAGTTATCCAGATCAGCAGGTCAATACTTTACCTGCCCTCCTCAGTTAACTCCTCAATGAATCCAGACTCACACCGCGGACAGATGTAATCCTGCAAACAAAAATCATAACAATTTAATGCCAGATTCCCAGATATATGACATTTTACTGCAAGTGGTCTATCAAGTATTTTTAGgacacattgcacattttttaaataacagcagaCCGTCCTTTAAAGACAGTATCATAGACTTCAGCTGTAAAGCCGTAATTAACCGAAAGCATCTGGCACTAAAGTCTTCATATGGAGAGTTGAAAGCACTTGTTAAGAGTTGGGTATATTTCCTATATGTATTGTCAACTGCAGTGTAcaagctttaaaacaatacccATTTTGTTAGTAATTTCTTAGTTTGACCTCTTTAACTCTACGGACCCTCCGGCAGGTCCAAAAGTGAGCGCTATGTCACGGAAAATGTTTAcgcttaaaatgttcaagtctccaaatacataagtcaggcatatgtcatatcatttgtaaacatagaatctgaactttccatagataaccatcacttctgcatttatgttacacaatataataaggcctgaaaacattttcCAAGCAATTCAGCACCACCATTCAGtgtcatgtggtagaaatattaatatgaatataagtctttcaaatagcacttaaatagaaaATCATATCTCAAATAAAATCTCTCATTCACAGGAATGTGAcagtacagtttattttgttgccctgaTACCACAGTTCGAAATATCTGCTTTAACCTTAGGGCATTTCCTAAACAATTAGCCGTTTCTTACTTGTCTGtaagcttgcttgtgtgaataattcaATGATCTattgcaaaggggaggatctcagttTTATGACGAcatctagattgagcttctagtccactcagaggccgagatattcaatgaaacaacgggaatggtgcatgaactgaaaattagactgaatgtccatggacgagcacatctgcgAGAGCTGAGGTgtattagagcgccacctacatttcagatcggcattttgtgatggaatatgaggatgaaaaaatatatttttctagtacttgctggGATCTAGTGGAATAGCAATAGAGTTTATGGAGGGAGATGGAGTAAACAGAACTAGAATTACATGCTAACAAAGTTctattcatcataagattgtaaacatatacaatattatttatgaataattggagtcatatttttttttttttcttttttaaagcttATTGTCACTGAAAATATGCGACTAATTTTTgacaattagtccacagtatgtgtaaatggtaaGCTTTTACATTTGAGTGTGAAACATTGGTGACGacagcccaaaaatgccccagagttAAAGAGCTTAAGAGTTGGTTATTTTGCTGTATTGTAAATTCCAGCATATAAGCTTTAAAacccattttgtgttggtcaaccAAGTAGTTATTTCTTAATATGGTGgtgatttattttttcagcaCGGAGTGTCAAAGAAtgccaaaaaaatatttattattatttatgcaacTCAAGAGCAAGCATCAAGtatgattgattgatttttgATCTGCATGGCAGGCAACATATATAACAATAAATTTGTACCTTAATACAACAGATTTTGTTCGCAACttgtttttaatgctacaataatttaattaatacttttgactccaaaaatgacattggttttgtttatttatgaaatgtcTAACCAAATAATTTCAGAAATGAAGACGTTTTCTCCCAATAAGCATTTTGGGAGTGTACTCACAGaacgacacaaacacaccaacGCATGACTATAAATACAAACCACCATGTTGGCAACTACATGAAGTACAGAAGTATAAATCGGCCTTAAGCGATTAGCACACAAATCATTTTCCTGCTTATGTTGGtagttttttattaaattacataaaaaagatCTTCTTCCAAATTTGACCTTTTGTGTTCACGGGGAAAGAAATATGTACACACATTTCAGCACAGTGATTTCTGCAGTGTAAATCATGAACTCCATTTGACCCACAGCACTGTGTGAATGACGTTCtttcacatttgtgctttttcgaGAGTTTCTGCACAATACAAGCAGGATAACAACAGGACTGAATGATGACGAAACATCAAAAGAGCTTTGTCAAAGCACATATTCTCTTCTCTGCTCCCCTGTGAACATTGTGAAACATTACACATGAAAGAACACATGGAGATCCTTTTGGAAAGGTCATTGGGTTCATGTTGCCTTAGAGCTGAAGAAGTGGCATGTAGAACAAATAAAATGGATCCATAATTTAAGATTAATTCCTGATGTGTTCTGGGTTACTCGTCACTGATAGTAAAGCCGACAGTGGATCAAGGCAGTTTTGCCGATACATTAACTATGATGGTGAAAAATgccaataaccgattaattggccgatagtttttaaagtCACCTTATAGAATGATTTATAGTCTTTCCTTACCATGACAAAATCTATAAAATCCCAGATTTAGTTTATTGTTCAactaaaatcccaataataatcagggacaaaaaaatgaagatttggttcATTATATGGGATTTTTAACTAttaacaagcccgaaacaca comes from Xyrauchen texanus isolate HMW12.3.18 chromosome 9, RBS_HiC_50CHRs, whole genome shotgun sequence and encodes:
- the rnf126 gene encoding E3 ubiquitin-protein ligase RNF126, with amino-acid sequence MAEAPVRPCRFFCHRCSEEISPRLPDYICPRCESGFIEELTEEGRAENGSTSTASNDQNRPPFENVDQHLFTFPHGYGQFALGIFDEGFDFRAGLPSEDNRDAENRREREMASRQRYGARQPRGRHIPRRQGARHEGVPTLEGIIQQLVNGIIAPTAMPSMGIGPWGVLHSNPMDYAWGANGLDAIITQLLNQFENTGPPPADKEKIKSLPTVQITDEHVGAGLECPVCKEDYSAGENVRQLPCNHLFHNDCIVPWLEQHDTCPVCRKSLSGQNTATDPPGLSGMNFSPSSSSSSSSNSPSNENATNNS